From bacterium, a single genomic window includes:
- a CDS encoding methyltransferase, protein MFGRFLFRWRGVIGFVAFGVVFWLARPTTKSCLLGLPVVLVGLATRFWASGYIGIEGRVREIGGQTEERGVRREDGGTPRRRIVAGPYRILRHPLYIGNFMLVAGMLLALRPAVWMGAVVLAGFLVEYSLIVGAEERYLADRIVQNPEVRNQNAEFQIVVSGRREAESESFLLSRALVEWRTWVVTGVGYGLALVKALLVRS, encoded by the coding sequence GTGTTCGGTAGGTTTCTGTTCCGTTGGCGTGGCGTCATCGGATTCGTCGCGTTCGGCGTCGTGTTCTGGCTGGCAAGGCCGACGACGAAGTCCTGCCTGCTCGGGCTCCCTGTGGTCCTCGTTGGTCTTGCGACTCGGTTCTGGGCGTCAGGCTACATCGGAATCGAGGGACGGGTGAGGGAGATTGGCGGACAGACGGAGGAGAGAGGAGTGAGGAGGGAGGATGGAGGAACGCCGCGCAGAAGGATCGTGGCCGGACCCTATCGAATCCTCAGGCATCCGTTGTACATCGGGAACTTCATGTTGGTGGCAGGAATGCTTCTCGCGCTGCGGCCGGCGGTGTGGATGGGAGCGGTTGTGCTCGCTGGGTTCTTGGTGGAGTACTCGCTGATAGTCGGGGCAGAGGAGAGGTATCTGGCAGACAGGATAGTTCAGAATCCAGAAGTCAGAAACCAGAATGCAGAATTCCAGATAGTGGTCAGCGGTAGGCGGGAAGCGGAAAGCGAGTCGTTTCTCCTGAGCCGTGCACTGGTTGAGTGGCGGACGTGGGTGGTGACGGGAGTAGGGTATGGCCTTGCGTTGGTGAAGGCCTTGTTGGTTAGGAGTTAG
- the hutU gene encoding urocanate hydratase gives MNNTDYAPVRAPRGTSLNCKGWHQEAALRMLMNNLDPEVAEKPEQLIVYGGTGRAARNWDCFHAIVRSLKALENDETLLVQSGKPVAVFRTWPHAPRVLIANSNLVPHWATKPYFDELEAAGLIMYGQMTAGSWIYIGTQGILQGTHETFVAAGRKHFGTSDLAGRLVVSGGLGGMSGAQPLAATMANATYLGAEVDPSRVARRLASKKPRYLDQNTADLDKAIDRALDARTRKQALSIAWTGNIVDLLSRLVERKVVPDLLTDQTSAHDELNGYVPNGMPFEKAVELRKTDAASYKQASYRTMADHVRLMLQLQSMGAVTFDYGNNLRGKAVEGGFLPESEIRASSTGPLDPLTPRTLSAWKYPGFVPAYIRPLFCEGKGPFRWAALSGDPRDIAETDRIVCDLFPDNAALVNWIRRAGAEIPFQGLPSRICWLGYGERDRAGLAFNLAVREGRISAPIVIGRDHLDTGSVASPNRETEAMKDGSDAIADWPLLNAMLNVASGASWVSIHHGGGVGIGYSIHAGQVIVCDGTPEMDERLKRVLLNDPGTGVARHADAGYEDAQAVARAKGVHLPMLKD, from the coding sequence ATGAACAACACAGACTACGCGCCGGTCAGAGCCCCGCGGGGCACGTCCCTCAACTGCAAGGGCTGGCACCAGGAAGCCGCCCTGCGAATGCTGATGAACAATCTCGACCCTGAGGTCGCCGAGAAGCCGGAGCAGCTCATCGTGTACGGCGGCACCGGCAGGGCCGCCCGCAACTGGGACTGCTTCCACGCTATCGTCCGTTCACTCAAGGCACTGGAGAACGACGAGACTCTGCTGGTCCAATCCGGCAAGCCGGTAGCGGTCTTCCGCACCTGGCCTCATGCCCCGCGCGTGCTGATTGCCAACTCCAATCTTGTTCCGCACTGGGCCACGAAGCCATACTTCGACGAACTGGAAGCAGCGGGACTCATCATGTACGGCCAGATGACGGCAGGGTCCTGGATATACATCGGTACACAGGGCATCCTGCAGGGCACGCACGAGACATTCGTAGCGGCAGGCCGCAAGCACTTCGGCACGTCTGACCTCGCCGGCCGCCTGGTCGTATCCGGCGGGCTCGGCGGCATGAGCGGAGCGCAGCCGCTGGCCGCCACCATGGCCAACGCCACCTACCTCGGAGCCGAGGTGGACCCGTCGCGTGTTGCTCGGCGACTGGCCAGCAAGAAGCCCCGCTATCTCGACCAGAACACCGCCGACCTCGACAAGGCGATTGACCGCGCCCTTGACGCCCGGACCCGCAAACAGGCATTGAGCATCGCCTGGACCGGCAACATCGTTGACCTCCTCTCCCGTCTGGTCGAGCGCAAGGTGGTCCCTGACCTGCTCACCGACCAGACCTCGGCCCACGACGAACTGAACGGCTACGTGCCCAACGGCATGCCGTTCGAGAAGGCTGTAGAGTTGCGCAAGACAGACGCGGCCTCATACAAACAGGCATCCTACCGCACCATGGCCGACCATGTCCGCTTGATGCTCCAGCTCCAGTCAATGGGAGCAGTCACCTTCGACTACGGCAACAACCTGCGCGGCAAAGCGGTCGAAGGCGGCTTCCTCCCCGAATCCGAAATCCGCGCCTCCTCCACTGGACCCCTTGACCCCTTGACCCCTAGAACCCTATCCGCGTGGAAATACCCCGGCTTCGTCCCGGCCTACATCCGTCCGCTGTTCTGCGAAGGCAAAGGTCCGTTCCGCTGGGCAGCGCTCTCCGGCGACCCCAGGGACATCGCGGAAACCGACCGGATTGTCTGCGACCTCTTCCCGGACAATGCGGCACTGGTAAACTGGATAAGAAGGGCCGGCGCCGAGATACCATTCCAGGGCCTGCCCAGTCGTATCTGCTGGCTCGGGTATGGCGAACGCGACAGGGCGGGACTCGCCTTCAACCTGGCTGTTCGCGAGGGCCGAATCAGCGCGCCGATAGTCATCGGTCGCGACCACCTCGACACCGGTTCGGTCGCGTCACCGAACCGCGAAACCGAGGCGATGAAGGACGGCTCTGACGCAATTGCCGACTGGCCACTGCTCAATGCGATGCTGAACGTAGCCTCGGGTGCGTCCTGGGTCTCCATCCACCACGGCGGCGGCGTTGGCATCGGCTACTCAATCCACGCCGGTCAGGTCATCGTCTGCGACGGCACGCCGGAAATGGACGAAAGACTCAAGCGCGTGCTCCTGAACGACCCCGGCACCGGCGTCGCCCGCCACGCCGACGCCGGCTACGAAGACGCGCAGGCCGTCGCCCGCGCCAAAGGCGTGCACCTGCCGATGCTCAAGGACTGA
- a CDS encoding GWxTD domain-containing protein translates to MWFIPLLLALALPVEGELKVRLEQSVYPTDDSTTMLEISYEIPNTSLTFLRQESAFVARYQVSVQVSDKRRDIVAGDIWQSAARFKEYGPTVDQESVEAGAVSLTIPKSAIDARVGVNDLESERSALATFRIERPTGGLIVRFFRAGKPASVRKYGIGDTLVAVAEAVNSQSRFDSCRFVVKHEGRAVTGATLPARTGDEGGRTKVSARFEFPIGDSTSVARLGGGDYTLEVASLGAGQPLSATTGFRVDVPFYLDDSVYVDKVNQLVYVATDAESKHLRSVPRGERRQAWSDFWKKRGPSPTSKLGLTEEDYFERIQYAQEHFVHGDRGYLSDRGHVYVLYGPPDQIDSRPFEIDSPAQEVWYYYQASKQFEFVDKYGAGEFVLVNREEL, encoded by the coding sequence ATGTGGTTCATCCCGCTCCTGCTCGCGCTCGCTCTCCCGGTTGAAGGGGAATTGAAGGTGAGGCTGGAGCAGTCTGTCTACCCGACTGACGACTCGACGACGATGCTTGAGATATCTTACGAGATTCCGAATACTTCCCTGACTTTTCTCCGGCAGGAGAGCGCATTCGTTGCCAGATATCAGGTATCCGTCCAAGTATCGGACAAGCGGCGGGACATAGTGGCCGGCGACATCTGGCAAAGCGCAGCCAGATTCAAGGAGTATGGGCCGACAGTGGATCAAGAGTCGGTCGAAGCCGGCGCAGTCAGCCTCACGATTCCCAAGTCTGCGATAGACGCACGGGTCGGCGTCAACGACCTGGAAAGCGAGCGGTCGGCATTGGCCACGTTCAGGATTGAACGACCGACCGGCGGCCTGATTGTCAGGTTCTTCCGGGCGGGCAAGCCGGCATCGGTTAGAAAGTACGGAATCGGCGACACGCTGGTGGCCGTTGCCGAGGCGGTGAACTCGCAGAGCCGGTTCGACAGTTGCAGGTTTGTGGTCAAACATGAAGGCCGTGCGGTGACCGGCGCGACGCTTCCGGCAAGGACGGGCGACGAGGGCGGACGGACCAAGGTGTCGGCGCGGTTTGAGTTCCCGATTGGTGACTCGACCAGCGTGGCGCGACTGGGTGGCGGGGACTACACACTCGAAGTCGCGAGCCTGGGTGCGGGTCAGCCGTTGAGCGCGACCACCGGGTTCCGAGTCGACGTGCCATTCTATCTTGATGATTCGGTCTACGTGGACAAGGTCAACCAGCTTGTCTATGTGGCGACTGATGCGGAGTCCAAGCACCTTCGTTCGGTCCCGCGCGGAGAACGCAGGCAGGCATGGAGCGACTTCTGGAAGAAGCGAGGGCCGTCGCCGACCAGCAAACTGGGCCTGACTGAAGAGGATTACTTCGAGCGGATTCAGTACGCGCAAGAGCACTTCGTGCACGGTGACCGGGGATATCTGAGCGACCGCGGCCATGTATACGTCCTTTATGGTCCGCCGGACCAGATTGACTCGCGGCCATTCGAGATTGACTCCCCGGCGCAGGAGGTCTGGTACTACTACCAGGCGAGCAAGCAGTTCGAGTTCGTCGACAAGTACGGTGCGGGCGAGTTCGTACTGGTGAACCGCGAGGAACTCTAA
- a CDS encoding GWxTD domain-containing protein produces MSACFALLLALTGAVDFGADWSAFRAGGDSSRVDFFYAIPYDQLLYTQTDSGLVAQFSVGLDLKGLDNSFHQSGTVFKQARIKSFQEAMSARRSFADGFSVTTPPGKYLFKIAVAETSSAGRTEGAREDTIVLRGFTGGLGLSSLEVGSTALNDSATGAISVLPNPTRRFPDTGLEALYVYYEGYNFSPDSNTYLVKAAIIRNRGGKPDTVVRTQPLTKPKHGANVAYALGVSVAGVEPGAYTFGLQLTDVATRQSVTGSEGFVLGSPAAEPTAASFSPDSLSPLEQQYYDSLQYLATPLQVAYYKRLSDDGKRAYLAKFWSVRDLSELTRRIVTADGRYQRPKMAGHSTDRGRVYVKYGEPDKVDQKVMEAETRPREYWHYDGTGYYFIFIDLRDDGNYRLAWTNAKGEPKTGYESYLTADEIDQYNTDESK; encoded by the coding sequence ATGAGTGCTTGTTTCGCGTTGCTGCTCGCTCTGACCGGGGCGGTCGATTTCGGCGCCGACTGGTCGGCATTCCGGGCCGGCGGGGATTCCAGCCGGGTCGATTTCTTTTACGCGATACCCTACGACCAGCTGCTGTACACGCAGACCGACAGTGGTCTCGTCGCGCAGTTCAGCGTGGGCCTGGATCTGAAGGGTCTGGACAACAGCTTCCACCAGTCCGGCACTGTTTTCAAGCAGGCTCGGATCAAGAGCTTCCAGGAGGCGATGTCGGCTCGGCGGAGTTTCGCGGACGGATTCAGCGTTACCACTCCGCCGGGAAAGTACCTGTTCAAGATCGCCGTCGCCGAGACGAGTTCGGCCGGACGGACTGAGGGGGCGCGCGAGGACACGATTGTGCTCAGGGGTTTCACCGGCGGGCTCGGCCTGAGTTCACTCGAGGTGGGTTCTACCGCTCTGAACGACAGTGCCACCGGAGCAATCTCGGTCTTGCCTAACCCCACGCGAAGGTTCCCGGACACCGGACTCGAGGCACTCTACGTCTACTATGAGGGGTACAACTTCAGTCCCGACAGCAATACCTATCTGGTCAAGGCGGCGATCATCCGCAACCGTGGCGGCAAGCCTGACACCGTGGTCAGGACCCAGCCTTTGACCAAGCCCAAGCACGGCGCCAATGTGGCGTACGCGCTCGGCGTGAGCGTGGCCGGCGTCGAGCCGGGAGCCTACACGTTCGGGCTGCAATTGACCGACGTGGCCACCAGACAGTCCGTGACCGGGAGCGAAGGCTTCGTGCTCGGTTCGCCGGCTGCGGAGCCGACCGCGGCCAGTTTTTCGCCTGACAGTCTGAGTCCGCTCGAACAGCAGTACTACGATTCGCTCCAGTATCTGGCTACGCCCCTCCAGGTCGCGTATTACAAGCGTCTGTCGGATGACGGCAAGCGGGCATACCTCGCGAAATTCTGGAGCGTGCGCGACCTGTCGGAACTCACCCGGCGCATAGTGACAGCGGACGGACGGTACCAGCGGCCGAAGATGGCGGGGCACAGCACCGACCGGGGACGGGTTTACGTCAAGTACGGTGAGCCGGATAAGGTCGACCAGAAAGTGATGGAGGCCGAGACGCGCCCGCGTGAGTACTGGCACTACGACGGCACCGGCTACTACTTCATATTCATTGACCTCCGCGATGACGGGAATTACCGGTTAGCCTGGACCAATGCCAAAGGTGAGCCGAAGACGGGATACGAATCCTATTTGACCGCGGACGAGATAGACCAGTACAATACCGATGAGAGCAAGTGA
- the ricT gene encoding regulatory iron-sulfur-containing complex subunit RicT, whose amino-acid sequence MAVVLVEVHPFKSELCEVPAGLVVRPGDTVVVQDEDGEDVGRVISYEDSDESRSVIMRMANADDLRRRQELDGEAGKALAIFCRLKQEHGLGMRVVGAHWRLDRKKISFFFASEERFDFRALHKAVSTALDSRVSIKQIGVRDHARLLGGLGPCGRDLCCRSFVRELKPIALRMARQQNLFVEPSKISGLCGKLLCCLAFEDQSYQQWLKEMPSNGSTVETGRGSGVVTGHDAIKRRVTVRYGDGSEQSVALEELVPVPTAGHSR is encoded by the coding sequence ATGGCAGTGGTTTTGGTAGAAGTTCATCCATTCAAGTCAGAGTTGTGCGAAGTGCCGGCCGGTCTGGTCGTCCGTCCGGGGGACACGGTAGTCGTCCAGGATGAGGACGGTGAGGACGTCGGTCGGGTCATTTCGTACGAGGACTCGGACGAGAGCCGAAGCGTCATAATGCGCATGGCCAACGCTGATGACCTGAGGCGGCGACAGGAGCTCGACGGCGAGGCCGGCAAGGCGCTCGCGATTTTCTGCCGGCTTAAGCAGGAGCACGGGCTCGGGATGCGGGTCGTGGGCGCTCACTGGCGGCTCGACCGGAAGAAGATCAGTTTCTTCTTCGCGTCCGAGGAACGTTTCGACTTCCGGGCGCTGCACAAGGCGGTTTCAACCGCGCTGGACTCACGGGTGTCCATAAAGCAGATCGGCGTTCGCGACCACGCCCGGCTGCTCGGCGGACTGGGGCCATGCGGCCGGGACCTGTGCTGCCGAAGTTTCGTGCGCGAGTTGAAACCGATTGCGCTGCGGATGGCACGGCAGCAGAACCTGTTCGTCGAGCCTTCCAAGATCTCCGGCCTGTGCGGCAAGCTGCTTTGCTGCCTTGCCTTCGAGGATCAGAGCTACCAGCAGTGGTTGAAGGAAATGCCGTCCAACGGAAGCACCGTGGAGACCGGGCGCGGGTCCGGCGTCGTCACGGGGCACGATGCAATCAAGCGGCGGGTCACCGTCCGCTACGGTGACGGGTCCGAGCAGTCGGTCGCACTGGAGGAACTGGTGCCGGTTCCGACGGCGGGGCATTCAAGATGA
- the thiC gene encoding phosphomethylpyrimidine synthase ThiC, whose product MSRTGRRPDWLAKVAERERVSPALIEKHFTEGKVVVLRSRHREIEPLALGKGMTVKVNANIGTSPDTSDLASELAKLQAAVEAGADTVMDLSVGGDVDEVRAAVIAESPIPVGTVPVYQTALDARRKGKSFIEATGREILAGVERHLNDGVDFITVHCGINRRNVDILNEAGRVCGVVSRGGSMTIEWMRRNRKENPLYEYFDELLAMARDHRAVLSIGDGLRPGALADATDAAQVTELMTIGELVQRARAAGVQAMVEGPGHVPLDQIEANVKLEKAICDEAPFYLLGPLVTDVGCGYDHITGAIGGALAAWHGADYLCYVTPSEHLGLPGIEDVRQGVTASRIAAHAADVARHHPGAMEWDLRVSRARAALDWKAMIAGCVDPRRAEAVFYAGRSRTDGACTMCGEFCAIRRMSESTRSPKPKGRKGER is encoded by the coding sequence ATGAGTCGGACTGGCAGGCGACCGGACTGGCTGGCCAAGGTGGCGGAACGGGAGCGCGTGAGCCCCGCGTTGATCGAGAAGCATTTCACCGAGGGCAAGGTCGTGGTCCTTCGTTCCAGGCACAGGGAAATCGAGCCGCTTGCCTTGGGCAAGGGCATGACCGTCAAGGTGAACGCCAACATCGGCACGTCACCGGATACGAGCGACCTCGCCAGCGAACTCGCCAAGCTGCAGGCGGCGGTCGAAGCGGGCGCGGACACGGTCATGGACTTGTCGGTCGGGGGGGACGTCGATGAGGTGCGCGCGGCGGTGATCGCCGAGTCGCCGATCCCGGTCGGCACTGTGCCGGTGTATCAGACCGCACTCGACGCCCGCCGCAAGGGCAAGTCGTTTATCGAGGCCACCGGTCGGGAAATACTCGCCGGCGTCGAGCGACACCTGAACGACGGCGTCGACTTCATCACCGTCCATTGCGGCATCAACCGCAGGAACGTCGATATCCTGAACGAGGCCGGGCGTGTCTGCGGGGTCGTCAGCCGGGGCGGGTCGATGACCATCGAGTGGATGCGGCGCAACCGGAAAGAGAACCCGCTCTACGAGTACTTCGATGAATTGCTGGCAATGGCGCGGGACCATCGAGCCGTGCTTTCCATCGGGGACGGGCTGCGGCCCGGGGCCCTGGCCGACGCTACCGACGCGGCCCAGGTGACGGAGCTTATGACTATCGGCGAATTGGTGCAGCGGGCCCGCGCGGCCGGCGTGCAGGCGATGGTCGAGGGGCCCGGTCACGTGCCGCTCGACCAGATCGAGGCAAATGTGAAGCTGGAAAAGGCGATATGCGACGAAGCGCCTTTCTACCTGCTCGGGCCGCTGGTGACCGACGTGGGCTGCGGCTACGACCACATCACCGGTGCCATCGGCGGCGCGCTGGCGGCCTGGCATGGTGCTGACTATTTGTGCTACGTCACGCCGTCCGAGCACTTGGGCCTGCCCGGAATCGAGGACGTGCGGCAGGGGGTAACAGCGTCGAGGATTGCAGCCCATGCCGCGGACGTGGCGCGACATCATCCCGGAGCGATGGAGTGGGACCTCAGGGTGTCGCGGGCAAGGGCCGCGCTTGATTGGAAAGCGATGATTGCCGGCTGCGTTGACCCGCGGCGCGCCGAGGCGGTATTCTACGCCGGTCGCTCGCGCACGGACGGCGCGTGCACGATGTGCGGTGAGTTCTGTGCGATCCGGCGGATGTCGGAGTCGACCCGAAGTCCAAAGCCCAAGGGTCGCAAAGGCGAAAGATGA
- a CDS encoding alanine--glyoxylate aminotransferase family protein yields the protein MVKPSYKLYTPGPVDVPLEYLKELSSGLVYHREASFSAILESVRKGLQKIMLTNGEVHVLTASGTGAMEAAVSNLVSPDDKVLVATAGRFGERWREMCLRFGAFVDELNRPYGESIPPEELERRLVANDSARCVFTTLTETSTGALHDVKAFGDICHRLNRILVVDAVAGLGADELRMDDWHIDVVVGGSQKGLAVPPGVSFIALSQRAGERVDRAKAPRYYFDLRIARRYAAKGQTSWTPAISIVYALDLSLKRLNKLGMPKYWNAHRQIGDMLRAKVAEMGLGIFPTRPSNALTVIRMPERVDGVKVVDICKKRNKILLANGQADLRGKIVRIGHMGPVTKAEMTKVFGCFQRALKQVRGRAK from the coding sequence ATGGTTAAGCCCAGCTACAAACTCTACACGCCCGGGCCGGTGGACGTACCGCTCGAATACCTGAAGGAACTCTCGAGCGGCCTGGTGTATCACCGCGAGGCATCGTTCTCCGCCATACTGGAGTCGGTACGCAAGGGACTGCAGAAGATCATGCTCACGAACGGCGAGGTCCACGTGTTGACCGCGTCCGGCACCGGGGCGATGGAAGCCGCCGTCTCGAACCTGGTCAGCCCTGACGACAAGGTGCTGGTCGCGACGGCGGGGCGGTTCGGCGAACGGTGGCGCGAGATGTGTCTGAGGTTCGGTGCGTTCGTGGACGAGTTGAACCGGCCCTACGGCGAATCGATTCCGCCCGAGGAGCTGGAGCGGAGATTGGTGGCCAACGACTCGGCCCGGTGCGTCTTTACGACCCTGACCGAGACCTCGACCGGCGCGCTGCATGACGTCAAGGCGTTCGGCGACATCTGCCATCGGCTGAACCGCATACTCGTGGTCGACGCGGTCGCCGGGCTCGGCGCCGACGAACTGCGGATGGACGACTGGCACATCGATGTAGTGGTCGGCGGGAGCCAGAAGGGTCTGGCAGTACCGCCCGGGGTTTCCTTCATCGCTCTGAGCCAGCGCGCCGGCGAGCGGGTCGATCGGGCAAAGGCCCCGCGCTACTACTTCGACCTGCGCATTGCCCGGCGTTACGCTGCGAAAGGCCAGACGTCATGGACCCCGGCCATCTCGATTGTCTATGCCCTTGATCTCAGCCTCAAACGTCTGAACAAACTGGGCATGCCGAAGTACTGGAATGCGCACCGCCAGATCGGCGACATGCTGCGGGCCAAGGTTGCGGAAATGGGCCTGGGGATCTTTCCCACGCGGCCTTCAAACGCGCTCACTGTCATCAGAATGCCCGAGCGCGTGGACGGCGTGAAGGTCGTCGATATCTGTAAGAAGCGCAACAAGATACTGCTCGCGAACGGCCAGGCCGATCTGCGCGGCAAGATCGTCAGAATCGGGCACATGGGGCCGGTGACCAAGGCCGAGATGACAAAAGTGTTCGGCTGCTTCCAGCGCGCGCTGAAACAGGTCCGCGGCCGCGCCAAGTAG
- a CDS encoding CDP-alcohol phosphatidyltransferase family protein, which yields MTDHSSAPSEQGKNGHTTASRIVTVPNILSVSRIVLLPVVLLLLFKRQNAAAVAIMTVSWCTDALDGYLARKLKQVSNLGRVLDHLVDKVWVGSVLVTLMFLRNLPFFLAAAVILRDLLILAGSGVIMRYKGSFVSSDVVGKITGCTFALMIVFYTLEVPALMKYKSAVDSVVTVLVVVSFLNYVTLFLRRMGRFRLPGEESQ from the coding sequence GTGACTGACCACTCATCCGCACCGTCCGAACAGGGGAAGAACGGCCACACGACCGCCTCCCGGATCGTTACCGTCCCCAACATACTCAGTGTGTCGCGCATTGTGCTGCTGCCCGTTGTCTTGCTCCTGCTCTTCAAGCGCCAGAACGCTGCCGCGGTGGCGATCATGACCGTCTCCTGGTGTACCGACGCGCTCGACGGCTACCTGGCCCGCAAGCTCAAGCAAGTGTCGAACCTCGGCCGGGTGCTGGACCACCTGGTCGACAAAGTCTGGGTGGGCTCGGTGCTGGTGACGCTGATGTTCCTCCGCAACCTCCCGTTCTTCCTTGCCGCCGCGGTCATCCTGCGTGACCTGCTGATACTGGCCGGCAGCGGCGTCATCATGAGGTACAAGGGTTCGTTTGTCTCCTCCGACGTCGTCGGCAAGATCACCGGATGCACCTTCGCCCTGATGATCGTCTTCTACACCCTTGAGGTGCCGGCGCTGATGAAGTACAAGTCAGCGGTGGACTCGGTCGTCACCGTGCTGGTTGTCGTTTCGTTCCTGAACTACGTCACCCTCTTCCTGCGCCGGATGGGACGCTTCCGCCTCCCCGGCGAGGAATCACAGTAA
- the recN gene encoding DNA repair protein RecN yields MLSEIRIKNYALIDDLTVEFSPGLNVLSGETGAGKSIILGALTLLLGDKPDADMIRTGADTAQVEGRFEVDKRLAGECSELGIPPAEEGLPLLMLRRRTERNGRGAAYANDSGITVAALQKLGDRLVDLHGQHQHQLLLKPEVHLDILDEYAGLNPERSDFGERFRAFEEKSAELARLEKELAERTARRDLTEFQFKELSGAQVKPGEREELSRERDLLQTAERRFTLARQLEELLSEQEGSIIGMLGVAGKTLGELADLDPKLAERRALLEDAKAGADDLWRELVRYRESIEFSPERMDEVNTRLFLIERLERKYGLHADELASLEARLKTELDSIAGGDSHREELTAELTAIEQDLMARAGSLSRKRKKAKSELEQRLSSEFEALGLGKAQLTVNMSQKSEEKRETGAPGNPDSSLHPSDLTHRHPVGLTPTGVDSVEFLFSANPGEELRPLRKVASGGELSRVMLALKSVLSQADPVPTLVFDEIDVGIGGKVAESVGRRLARLAKTHQVICITHLPQIAKYAERHLLVAKSVRGNRTTSSIRALDADARVEELARMTSGTTVTKAGLAHAREMLESAGSRRD; encoded by the coding sequence GCACCGGCGCCGACACCGCACAGGTCGAGGGCCGATTCGAGGTAGACAAGAGGCTGGCCGGCGAATGCTCGGAATTGGGAATACCGCCGGCCGAGGAGGGTCTGCCCTTGCTCATGCTGCGCCGGCGCACCGAACGAAACGGCCGCGGCGCGGCCTACGCGAACGACTCAGGCATCACGGTCGCCGCCTTGCAGAAGCTCGGCGACCGCCTCGTTGACCTGCACGGACAGCACCAGCACCAGTTGCTGCTGAAGCCGGAGGTCCACCTCGACATCCTGGATGAGTACGCGGGGCTCAATCCCGAGCGCTCCGACTTTGGCGAGCGGTTCCGCGCCTTCGAAGAGAAGTCGGCCGAGCTCGCGCGCCTCGAAAAGGAACTCGCCGAGCGCACGGCCCGACGCGACCTGACCGAGTTCCAGTTCAAAGAGCTGAGCGGCGCGCAGGTGAAGCCCGGCGAACGCGAGGAACTGAGCCGCGAGCGGGACCTGCTGCAAACGGCGGAACGGAGATTCACCCTTGCGCGGCAACTCGAAGAGCTGCTCTCGGAACAGGAAGGCTCCATCATCGGTATGCTTGGCGTCGCCGGCAAGACGCTGGGGGAACTCGCCGACCTCGACCCCAAACTGGCTGAGCGCCGAGCGCTGCTGGAGGATGCCAAAGCCGGTGCCGACGACCTGTGGCGCGAACTGGTCCGCTACCGCGAGTCCATCGAGTTCTCGCCGGAGCGGATGGACGAGGTCAACACACGCCTCTTCCTGATTGAGAGGCTGGAGCGTAAGTACGGACTGCACGCCGACGAGCTTGCATCCCTGGAAGCACGGCTCAAGACCGAACTCGACTCAATCGCAGGCGGAGACTCGCACCGGGAAGAGTTGACGGCGGAACTGACCGCCATCGAACAGGACCTGATGGCTCGCGCCGGATCGCTGTCCCGCAAACGCAAGAAGGCCAAGTCCGAGCTCGAACAACGGCTGAGCAGCGAGTTCGAGGCCCTGGGACTCGGCAAGGCGCAGCTCACAGTCAACATGAGTCAGAAGTCAGAAGAGAAAAGAGAAACGGGAGCGCCTGGAAATCCGGATTCCAGCCTTCACCCTTCTGACCTCACTCATCGACATCCCGTCGGCCTGACCCCGACCGGAGTCGACTCAGTCGAGTTCCTCTTTTCGGCCAACCCAGGCGAGGAGTTGCGCCCGCTGCGCAAGGTCGCCTCAGGCGGCGAGCTTTCGCGTGTCATGCTCGCATTGAAGAGCGTACTGTCCCAGGCGGACCCTGTGCCGACACTCGTGTTCGACGAGATCGACGTCGGCATCGGCGGCAAGGTCGCGGAGTCCGTGGGCAGGCGCCTTGCCCGGTTGGCGAAGACCCACCAGGTTATCTGCATCACGCATCTCCCTCAGATCGCCAAGTATGCGGAACGTCACCTGCTCGTCGCCAAGTCGGTGCGCGGCAACCGGACCACCTCGTCCATCCGCGCGCTGGATGCCGACGCAAGGGTCGAAGAGCTCGCCCGCATGACCAGCGGCACGACGGTTACCAAGGCCGGCCTCGCCCACGCTCGCGAGATGCTCGAATCTGCTGGCTCACGACGTGACTGA